One part of the Anopheles coustani chromosome 2, idAnoCousDA_361_x.2, whole genome shotgun sequence genome encodes these proteins:
- the LOC131263015 gene encoding tyrosine-protein kinase Abl isoform X1, with protein sequence MGAQQVKERPTGTSSTLGAGSSIRSSRSKPRSSKDARTLGSNIFTEHSEALLQSRPLPHIPPPGSLLPTDLLGQNQDGLENHTGTMHSQGSSNTAQSSFETAHRWTSKENLLAPGPEEDDPQLFVALYDFKAGGENQLSLRKGEQVRILSYNKSGEWCEAHSDSGHVGWVPSNYVTPLNSLEKHSWYHGPISRNAAEYLLSSGINGSFLVRESESSPGQRSISLRYDGRVYHYRIQEDSDGKVYVTADAKFNTLAELVHHHSALHEGHGLITPLLYPAPKQNKPTVFPLSPEPDEWEICRTDIVMKHKLGGGQYGEVYEAVWKRYGNTVAVKTLKEDTMALKDFLEEAAIMKEMKHPNLVQLIGVCTREPPFYIITEFMSHGNLLDFLRTAGRETLDAVALLYMATQIASGMSYLESRNFIHRDLAARNCLVGDNNLVKVADFGLARLMRDDTYTAHAGAKFPIKWTAPEGLAYNKFSTKSDVWAFGVLLWEIATYGMSPYPGIDLTDVFHKLESGYRMERPPGCPPEVYDLMRKCWQWNAQDRPTFKSIHHDLEHMFQESSITEAVEKQLQGVGVVPMQLTPQMSKKPHMGMQQQQQQQQQLLPSQPLQPQAPPPQQQQQQPQHEPAITPISDSGSGSKFSTFGNKQPSTAGVQMRRTTNKRGKTAPAPPKRTSLLSSSRDSTYRDDDNCKIGDCEQNANGTAIPITKSSSCSSFLIDKLFRGFTRDMANLMNRATDSENEQTEVTPDTDTDNQEPIGFQKTPQQSSSFKRAPIMGNRGLETRGSKRLPQASQSGRRDPLPPGGISGINNQQQPIVGALEVQNVKKAINRYGTLPKDARIGAYLESLRQSDGTVIQQQSQQQQQQQQPPQMAQPHAVGLPALPPSAAGHSQQMNLGVVSTAEPPPPPLAAATAISNSILAQRNAALKSVQPQMIRSNSSSGVTMSNSATASLSKLQRHRTTTDGSMMTFSSFRGTVGSNNSPKRALQPTLADLEFPPPPVDLPPPPEEFDMPLEQRGGGMMEKTLVTPCNDVRNTEPSVEEASSRFGVSLRKREPSTDSCSSLGSPADAMMLHGGGTASSDPPAVSSSLPLPPAHGGPKEPGKPDAKRSTSSSASNKELSNVPKCLQQSAGGGSKTSSSMGGPYGGSSSSDPASQLVSELSETMNLPKAPSPLLLPPPPPPASTVHQQPISHYKSSDVSSLRKQPVAMSKSTILPSGGSSDNYNSLGGNAPSQPPFKAQLKKVDPAKRTPNVAVKKEETTTGGIIDFKSRLRKVQDQNNVDGSSANGGTELSESGVMGGSVDNNNKGGHQHGTSNNVHNSVHNNNITSNSNGNILNNNDNSASSSSSENENHRSAVRKGDTAAVVRNGGTTNAGASMVAGGGKSLLIENNELNTLKLKKTSSSSSPSTTTIVTGVAPIDSNKVIELKKTEIKIELSDDRKRESLEGNSLKVDSVGGGSGDNLSTGSSGAGGGEDGDSKRKSTGSISSLKKLWEAKESPNDPSGVQLSPKMGTKSATNMVPKMNNNLEAEDGTSPSGGGGGAGQDGHDQQQQLQPNNIVGNVPMSTGTLGNSKKPAVPMKPSKFSSIYATPVQNMLPPSTNASGVTTQQQQATPVAPGGNVISKSNDSSSSLVSDKSSSTVSSSTPGTGPPTGTTGSGRDGILELVQLLQASFKVPVASISGSQWLALSDRLNSLQGSCVTFADNESLPPHAKFHFRELVTRMENQARSLRSASNRNVQDNEKLVQEVGQSLKQISNALLR encoded by the exons ATGGGTGCCCAGCAGGTGAAGGAACGGCCGACCGGAACTTCCTCAACCCTCGGTGCCGGCAGCTCGATACGATCCAGCCGGAGCAAGCCCCGCTCGTCCAAGGATGCGCGGACACTCGGCTCGAACATCTTCACCGAACATAGCG AGGCACTCCTGCAGTCCCGTCCCCTGCCGCACATACCGCCACCGGGCAGCCTGCTGCCGACGGATCTGCTCGGTCAGAATCAGGATGGGCTGGAGAACCACACCGGCACGATGCACTCCCAGGGCAGCTCGAACACCGCACAGTCCAGCTTCGAGACGGCGCACCGGTGGACGTCCAAAGAGAACCTGCTGGCGCCCGGGCCGGAGGAGGACGATCCGCAGCTGTTCGTGGCGCTGTACGACTTCAAAGCGGGCGGCGAGAACCAGCTGAGCCTGCGGAAGGGCGAACAGGTGCGAATCCTTTCGTACAACAAGTCGGGCGAATGGTGCGAGGCCCACTCCGACTCGGGCCACGTCGGTTGGGTGCCCTCGAACTATGTGACGCCGCTGAACTCGCTCGAGAAGCACTCCTGGTACCACGGCCCCATCTCGCGGAACGCCGCCGAGTATCTGCTCAGCTCCGGCATCAACGGGAGCTTCCTGGTGCGGGAGAGCGAGAGCTCGCCGGGCCAACGGAGCATCAGTCTGCGGTATGACGGGCGCGTCTACCACTACCGGATCCAGGAGGATTCCGACGGGAAGGTGTACGTGACGGCGGACGCCAAGTTTAACACGCTCGCCGAGCTGGTGCACCATCATAGCGCGCTGCACGAGGGCCACGGGCTGATCACGCCGCTGCTCTACCCCGcaccgaagcaaaacaaaccgaccGTCTTTCCGCTGAGCCCCGAGCCGGACGAGTGGGAAATCTGCCGGACGGACATCGTGATGAAGCACAAGCTCGGCGGTGGACAGTACGGTGAGGTTTACGAGGCGGTCTGGAAGCGCTACGGCAACACGGTGGCCGTGAAGACGCTGAAGGAGGACACGATGGCGCTCAAAGATTTCCTGGAGGAGGCGGCCATCATGAAGGAAATGAAGCATCCGAACTTGGTCCAGTTGATCG GTGTTTGTACGCGGGAGCCTCCGTTCTACATCATCACGGAGTTCATGAGCCACGGCAACTTGCTCGATTTCTTGCGTACGGCGGGCCGAGAAACGCTGGACGCCGTCGCCTTGCTCTATATGGCCACCCAGATTGCGTCCGGCATGAGCTACCTGGAGAGCCGTAACTTTATCCATCGCGATCTGGCCGCCCGCAATTGCCTGGTCGGGGACAATAATCTGGTGAAGGTGGCAGACTTCGGGCTGGCCCGACTGATGCGCGACGACACCTACACCGCCCACGCCGGGGCCAAGTTTCCGATCAAGTGGACCGCCCCGGAGGGCCTGGCGTACAATAAGTTCAGCACCAAGTCGGACGTGTGGGCCTTCGGTGTGCTGCTGTGGGAGATCGCCACGTACGGCATGTCGCCGTACCCCGGCATCGACCTGACGGACGTGTTCCACAAGCTGGAGTCCGGCTACCGGATGGAGCGACCGCCCGGCTGCCCCCCGGAGGTGTACGACCTGATGCGCAAGTGCTGGCAGTGGAATGCTCAAGATCGGCCGACGTTCAAAAGCATCCATCACGATCTCGAGCATATGTTTCAG GAATCCTCCATTACCGAAGCGGTCGAGAAGCAGCTCCAGGGTGTGGGCGTCGTACCGATGCAGCTAACACCGCAGATGAGCAAGAAGCCGCACATGGgcatgcagcaacagcaacagcagcagcagcaactgctTCCGTCGCAACCATTGCAACCGCAAGCACCACCgcctcagcagcaacagcagcagccgcaacatGAGCCAGCTATTACTCCTATTTCGG ATTCGGGTTCCggttccaagtttagcacgtTCGGCAACAAGCAGCCCTCGACTGCCGGTGTGCAGATGCGACGGACGACCAACAAGCGTGGCAAAACAGCGCCCGCTCCACCAAAGAGAACGAG TCTGCTTTCGTCCAGCCGCGACTCGACGTACCGGGACGATGATAACTGCAAAATCGGTGACTGCGAGCAGAATGCAAATGGTACCGCTATTCCCATCACAAAATCGTCCTCTTGCAGTAGTTTCCTTATCGATAAGCTGTTTCGAG gGTTTACACGTGATATGGCAAACCTAATGAACCGGGCGACCGATTCCGAGAACGAACAGACGGAAGTGACGCCCGACACCGATACGGACAATCAGGAACCGATCGGGTTTCAAAAAACGCCTCAGCAGAGCTCCTCGTTCAAGCGGGCACCCATTATGGGCAATCGTGGGCTAGAGACACGCGGCAGCAAGCGTTTACCCCAAGCGTCGCAGTCGGGTCGCCGTGATCCCTTGCCACCCGGTGGCATTAGTGGCATCAATAATCAGCAACAACCGATCGTCGGTGCGCTGGAGGTGCAAAACGTAAAGAAAGCAATCAATCGCTACGGCACCCTGCCGAAGGATGCCCGAATAGGGGCTTACCTTGAGTCGCTACGACAAAGTGATGGCACGGTCATCCAGCAACaatcgcagcagcagcagcaacagcaacagccgcCACAGATGGCACAACCGCATGCGGTCGGCTTACCAGCCCTACCACCGTCCGCCGCTGGTCATTCGCAGCAGATGAACCTGGGAGTGGTTTCAACGGCGGAACCACCGCCCCCACCGTTGGCGGCGGCCACCGCCATATCGAACAGTATACTTGCCCAGAGAAATGCAGCCCTCAAGTCGGTGCAACCGCAGATGATTCGCAGCAACTCGTCAAGCGGGGTGACCATGTCCAATTCGGCCACGGCTAGCCTCTCCAAGCTGCAACGCCATCGGACGACCACCGATGGTTCGATGATGACATTCTCCTCCTTCCGCGGTACGGTCGGAAGTAATAACAGTCCGAAGCGTGCCCTCCAACCGACGCTTGCCGATCTCGAGTTTCCTCCGCCACCGGTCGATCTTCCTCCACCTCCGGAGGAGTTCGATATGCCGTTGGAACAGCGCGGTGGTGGTATGATGGAGAAAACGCTAGTAACGCCTTGCAACGACGTACGCAACACGGAACCCAGCGTCGAAGAAGCAAGTTCGAGGTTCGGTGTAAGCTTGCGCAAACGCGAACCATCGACGGATTCGTGCAGTTCGCTAGGAAGCCCGGCCGACGCCATGATGCTGCACGGCGGCGGAACGGCTAGTTCTGATCCTCCGGCGGTATCATCCTCCCTTCCCTTGCCTCCAGCCCACGGTGGACCGAAAGAACCCGGCAAACCGGACGCAAAGCGGTCgacctcctcctccgcctccAACAAGGAACTATCAAATGTGCCAAAGTGTTTACAGCAGAGCGCTGGTGGAGGTTCGAAAACATCATCCTCGATGGGCGGCCCGTACGGTGGTTCTTCTTCCTCCGACCCGGCTTCACAATTAGTCAGTGAGCTGTCGGAAACGATGAATCTTCCCAAGGCTCCCTCCCCGCTACTActcccaccgccaccacctccaGCTTCCACGGTACACCAACAGCCAATATCGCACTACAAATCATCGGACGTGAGTTCGCTGCGAAAACAACCGGTGGCGATGTCGAAATCTACCATCCTTCCATCGGGTGGCAGCAGCGATAACTACAACTCCCTGGGTGGTAATGCACCGAGCCAACCACCGTTCAAGGCGCAGCTGAAGAAGGTGGACCCAGCGAAGCGTACACCGAACGTCGCAGTCAAAAAGGAGGAAACCACTACGGGAGGAATTATCGATTTCAAGTCACGGCTACGCAAAGTGCAGGATCAAAACAACGTGGACGGTAGTTCGGCCAACGGTGGCACGGAGCTGAGTGAGTCCGGTGTTATGGGAGGATCGGTGGACAATAACAACAAGGGTGGCCACCAGCATGGGACGAGTAACAACGTGCATAACAGTGTGCACAATAACAACATAACCAGCAATAGCAATGGTAACATACTGAACAATAATGACAACTCTGCGTCCTCCTCATCGTCGGAGAACGAGAACCATCGGTCGGCGGTCCGCAAGGGTGACACGGCCGCTGTGGTACGGAACGGAGGCACAACCAACGCTGGGGCATCGATGGTGGCGGGTGGTGGCAAAAGTCTGCTAATCGAGAACAACGAGCTGAACACGCTGAAGCTGAAGAAAAccagctcctcctcctcgccgtcgacgacgacgatcgtgACCGGTGTGGCGCCGATCGATAGCAACAAGGTGATCGAGCTGAAAAAGACTGAAATCAAGATCGAGCTGAGCGACGATCGGAAGCGCGAAAGTCTGGAGGGCAACTCGCTCAAGGTGGACAGTGTCGGTGGTGGCAGTGGGGACAATCTGTCGACTGGGAGTAGCGGTGCCGGCGGTGGTGAGGATGGTGATAGTAAGCGCAAGAGCACCGGTAGCATTAGCAGCCTGAAGAAGCTGTGGGAGGCGAAAGAATCGCCCAACGATCCGAGTGGTGTGCAGTTGAGTCCGAAGATGGGTACGAAAAGTGCGACCAATATGGTGCCAAAGATGAACAACAATCTGGAGGCGGAAGATGGGACGTCCccgagtggtggtggtggtggcgctgGTCAAGATGGACacgatcagcagcagcaactgcaGCCGAACAACATCGTtggaaatgttccgatgtcgacGGGAACGCTTGGAAATAGCAAAAAACCAGCCGTCCCAATGAAACCTTCCAAATTTTCTTCTATCTACGCAACGCCCGTGCAAAACATGCTTCCACCTTCGACAAACGCGTCGGGAGTGACCACCCAACAGCAGCAAGCAACACCCGTCGCCCCGGGAGGCAATGTCATCTCAAAGTCGAACGACAGCAGCAGCTCACTGGTGTCCGATAAATCGTCCTCCACCGTGTCCTCGTCCACACCGGGCACAGGTCCTCCGACCGGAACTACCGGTTCCGGGCGGGACGGTATCCTCGAGTTGGTCCAACTGTTGCAGGCTAGCTTCAAGGTACCGGTCGCCTCCATTTCCGGCTCCCAGTGGTTGGCACTCAGCGACCGGCTCAACTCCCTCCAAGGCTCCTGCGTGACGTTTGCTGACAACGAAAGTTTGCCACCGCACGCCAAGTTTCACTTCCGTGAGCTGGTGACGCGAATGGAGAACCAGGCCCGATCCCTTCGCTCGGCCAGCAACCGCAATGTGCAAGACAACGAAAAACTCGTCCAAGAGGTCGGCCAATCGCTGAAGCAGATATCGAACGCCTTGCTCAGGTAA
- the LOC131263015 gene encoding tyrosine-protein kinase Abl isoform X2, protein MGAQQVKERPTGTSSTLGAGSSIRSSRSKPRSSKDARTLGSNIFTEHSEALLQSRPLPHIPPPGSLLPTDLLGQNQDGLENHTGTMHSQGSSNTAQSSFETAHRWTSKENLLAPGPEEDDPQLFVALYDFKAGGENQLSLRKGEQVRILSYNKSGEWCEAHSDSGHVGWVPSNYVTPLNSLEKHSWYHGPISRNAAEYLLSSGINGSFLVRESESSPGQRSISLRYDGRVYHYRIQEDSDGKVYVTADAKFNTLAELVHHHSALHEGHGLITPLLYPAPKQNKPTVFPLSPEPDEWEICRTDIVMKHKLGGGQYGEVYEAVWKRYGNTVAVKTLKEDTMALKDFLEEAAIMKEMKHPNLVQLIGVCTREPPFYIITEFMSHGNLLDFLRTAGRETLDAVALLYMATQIASGMSYLESRNFIHRDLAARNCLVGDNNLVKVADFGLARLMRDDTYTAHAGAKFPIKWTAPEGLAYNKFSTKSDVWAFGVLLWEIATYGMSPYPGIDLTDVFHKLESGYRMERPPGCPPEVYDLMRKCWQWNAQDRPTFKSIHHDLEHMFQESSITEAVEKQLQGVGVVPMQLTPQMSKKPHMGMQQQQQQQQQLLPSQPLQPQAPPPQQQQQQPQHEPAITPISDSGSGSKFSTFGNKQPSTAGVQMRRTTNKRGKTAPAPPKRTSLLSSSRDSTYRDDDNCKIGDCEQNANGFTRDMANLMNRATDSENEQTEVTPDTDTDNQEPIGFQKTPQQSSSFKRAPIMGNRGLETRGSKRLPQASQSGRRDPLPPGGISGINNQQQPIVGALEVQNVKKAINRYGTLPKDARIGAYLESLRQSDGTVIQQQSQQQQQQQQPPQMAQPHAVGLPALPPSAAGHSQQMNLGVVSTAEPPPPPLAAATAISNSILAQRNAALKSVQPQMIRSNSSSGVTMSNSATASLSKLQRHRTTTDGSMMTFSSFRGTVGSNNSPKRALQPTLADLEFPPPPVDLPPPPEEFDMPLEQRGGGMMEKTLVTPCNDVRNTEPSVEEASSRFGVSLRKREPSTDSCSSLGSPADAMMLHGGGTASSDPPAVSSSLPLPPAHGGPKEPGKPDAKRSTSSSASNKELSNVPKCLQQSAGGGSKTSSSMGGPYGGSSSSDPASQLVSELSETMNLPKAPSPLLLPPPPPPASTVHQQPISHYKSSDVSSLRKQPVAMSKSTILPSGGSSDNYNSLGGNAPSQPPFKAQLKKVDPAKRTPNVAVKKEETTTGGIIDFKSRLRKVQDQNNVDGSSANGGTELSESGVMGGSVDNNNKGGHQHGTSNNVHNSVHNNNITSNSNGNILNNNDNSASSSSSENENHRSAVRKGDTAAVVRNGGTTNAGASMVAGGGKSLLIENNELNTLKLKKTSSSSSPSTTTIVTGVAPIDSNKVIELKKTEIKIELSDDRKRESLEGNSLKVDSVGGGSGDNLSTGSSGAGGGEDGDSKRKSTGSISSLKKLWEAKESPNDPSGVQLSPKMGTKSATNMVPKMNNNLEAEDGTSPSGGGGGAGQDGHDQQQQLQPNNIVGNVPMSTGTLGNSKKPAVPMKPSKFSSIYATPVQNMLPPSTNASGVTTQQQQATPVAPGGNVISKSNDSSSSLVSDKSSSTVSSSTPGTGPPTGTTGSGRDGILELVQLLQASFKVPVASISGSQWLALSDRLNSLQGSCVTFADNESLPPHAKFHFRELVTRMENQARSLRSASNRNVQDNEKLVQEVGQSLKQISNALLR, encoded by the exons ATGGGTGCCCAGCAGGTGAAGGAACGGCCGACCGGAACTTCCTCAACCCTCGGTGCCGGCAGCTCGATACGATCCAGCCGGAGCAAGCCCCGCTCGTCCAAGGATGCGCGGACACTCGGCTCGAACATCTTCACCGAACATAGCG AGGCACTCCTGCAGTCCCGTCCCCTGCCGCACATACCGCCACCGGGCAGCCTGCTGCCGACGGATCTGCTCGGTCAGAATCAGGATGGGCTGGAGAACCACACCGGCACGATGCACTCCCAGGGCAGCTCGAACACCGCACAGTCCAGCTTCGAGACGGCGCACCGGTGGACGTCCAAAGAGAACCTGCTGGCGCCCGGGCCGGAGGAGGACGATCCGCAGCTGTTCGTGGCGCTGTACGACTTCAAAGCGGGCGGCGAGAACCAGCTGAGCCTGCGGAAGGGCGAACAGGTGCGAATCCTTTCGTACAACAAGTCGGGCGAATGGTGCGAGGCCCACTCCGACTCGGGCCACGTCGGTTGGGTGCCCTCGAACTATGTGACGCCGCTGAACTCGCTCGAGAAGCACTCCTGGTACCACGGCCCCATCTCGCGGAACGCCGCCGAGTATCTGCTCAGCTCCGGCATCAACGGGAGCTTCCTGGTGCGGGAGAGCGAGAGCTCGCCGGGCCAACGGAGCATCAGTCTGCGGTATGACGGGCGCGTCTACCACTACCGGATCCAGGAGGATTCCGACGGGAAGGTGTACGTGACGGCGGACGCCAAGTTTAACACGCTCGCCGAGCTGGTGCACCATCATAGCGCGCTGCACGAGGGCCACGGGCTGATCACGCCGCTGCTCTACCCCGcaccgaagcaaaacaaaccgaccGTCTTTCCGCTGAGCCCCGAGCCGGACGAGTGGGAAATCTGCCGGACGGACATCGTGATGAAGCACAAGCTCGGCGGTGGACAGTACGGTGAGGTTTACGAGGCGGTCTGGAAGCGCTACGGCAACACGGTGGCCGTGAAGACGCTGAAGGAGGACACGATGGCGCTCAAAGATTTCCTGGAGGAGGCGGCCATCATGAAGGAAATGAAGCATCCGAACTTGGTCCAGTTGATCG GTGTTTGTACGCGGGAGCCTCCGTTCTACATCATCACGGAGTTCATGAGCCACGGCAACTTGCTCGATTTCTTGCGTACGGCGGGCCGAGAAACGCTGGACGCCGTCGCCTTGCTCTATATGGCCACCCAGATTGCGTCCGGCATGAGCTACCTGGAGAGCCGTAACTTTATCCATCGCGATCTGGCCGCCCGCAATTGCCTGGTCGGGGACAATAATCTGGTGAAGGTGGCAGACTTCGGGCTGGCCCGACTGATGCGCGACGACACCTACACCGCCCACGCCGGGGCCAAGTTTCCGATCAAGTGGACCGCCCCGGAGGGCCTGGCGTACAATAAGTTCAGCACCAAGTCGGACGTGTGGGCCTTCGGTGTGCTGCTGTGGGAGATCGCCACGTACGGCATGTCGCCGTACCCCGGCATCGACCTGACGGACGTGTTCCACAAGCTGGAGTCCGGCTACCGGATGGAGCGACCGCCCGGCTGCCCCCCGGAGGTGTACGACCTGATGCGCAAGTGCTGGCAGTGGAATGCTCAAGATCGGCCGACGTTCAAAAGCATCCATCACGATCTCGAGCATATGTTTCAG GAATCCTCCATTACCGAAGCGGTCGAGAAGCAGCTCCAGGGTGTGGGCGTCGTACCGATGCAGCTAACACCGCAGATGAGCAAGAAGCCGCACATGGgcatgcagcaacagcaacagcagcagcagcaactgctTCCGTCGCAACCATTGCAACCGCAAGCACCACCgcctcagcagcaacagcagcagccgcaacatGAGCCAGCTATTACTCCTATTTCGG ATTCGGGTTCCggttccaagtttagcacgtTCGGCAACAAGCAGCCCTCGACTGCCGGTGTGCAGATGCGACGGACGACCAACAAGCGTGGCAAAACAGCGCCCGCTCCACCAAAGAGAACGAG TCTGCTTTCGTCCAGCCGCGACTCGACGTACCGGGACGATGATAACTGCAAAATCGGTGACTGCGAGCAGAATGCAAATG gGTTTACACGTGATATGGCAAACCTAATGAACCGGGCGACCGATTCCGAGAACGAACAGACGGAAGTGACGCCCGACACCGATACGGACAATCAGGAACCGATCGGGTTTCAAAAAACGCCTCAGCAGAGCTCCTCGTTCAAGCGGGCACCCATTATGGGCAATCGTGGGCTAGAGACACGCGGCAGCAAGCGTTTACCCCAAGCGTCGCAGTCGGGTCGCCGTGATCCCTTGCCACCCGGTGGCATTAGTGGCATCAATAATCAGCAACAACCGATCGTCGGTGCGCTGGAGGTGCAAAACGTAAAGAAAGCAATCAATCGCTACGGCACCCTGCCGAAGGATGCCCGAATAGGGGCTTACCTTGAGTCGCTACGACAAAGTGATGGCACGGTCATCCAGCAACaatcgcagcagcagcagcaacagcaacagccgcCACAGATGGCACAACCGCATGCGGTCGGCTTACCAGCCCTACCACCGTCCGCCGCTGGTCATTCGCAGCAGATGAACCTGGGAGTGGTTTCAACGGCGGAACCACCGCCCCCACCGTTGGCGGCGGCCACCGCCATATCGAACAGTATACTTGCCCAGAGAAATGCAGCCCTCAAGTCGGTGCAACCGCAGATGATTCGCAGCAACTCGTCAAGCGGGGTGACCATGTCCAATTCGGCCACGGCTAGCCTCTCCAAGCTGCAACGCCATCGGACGACCACCGATGGTTCGATGATGACATTCTCCTCCTTCCGCGGTACGGTCGGAAGTAATAACAGTCCGAAGCGTGCCCTCCAACCGACGCTTGCCGATCTCGAGTTTCCTCCGCCACCGGTCGATCTTCCTCCACCTCCGGAGGAGTTCGATATGCCGTTGGAACAGCGCGGTGGTGGTATGATGGAGAAAACGCTAGTAACGCCTTGCAACGACGTACGCAACACGGAACCCAGCGTCGAAGAAGCAAGTTCGAGGTTCGGTGTAAGCTTGCGCAAACGCGAACCATCGACGGATTCGTGCAGTTCGCTAGGAAGCCCGGCCGACGCCATGATGCTGCACGGCGGCGGAACGGCTAGTTCTGATCCTCCGGCGGTATCATCCTCCCTTCCCTTGCCTCCAGCCCACGGTGGACCGAAAGAACCCGGCAAACCGGACGCAAAGCGGTCgacctcctcctccgcctccAACAAGGAACTATCAAATGTGCCAAAGTGTTTACAGCAGAGCGCTGGTGGAGGTTCGAAAACATCATCCTCGATGGGCGGCCCGTACGGTGGTTCTTCTTCCTCCGACCCGGCTTCACAATTAGTCAGTGAGCTGTCGGAAACGATGAATCTTCCCAAGGCTCCCTCCCCGCTACTActcccaccgccaccacctccaGCTTCCACGGTACACCAACAGCCAATATCGCACTACAAATCATCGGACGTGAGTTCGCTGCGAAAACAACCGGTGGCGATGTCGAAATCTACCATCCTTCCATCGGGTGGCAGCAGCGATAACTACAACTCCCTGGGTGGTAATGCACCGAGCCAACCACCGTTCAAGGCGCAGCTGAAGAAGGTGGACCCAGCGAAGCGTACACCGAACGTCGCAGTCAAAAAGGAGGAAACCACTACGGGAGGAATTATCGATTTCAAGTCACGGCTACGCAAAGTGCAGGATCAAAACAACGTGGACGGTAGTTCGGCCAACGGTGGCACGGAGCTGAGTGAGTCCGGTGTTATGGGAGGATCGGTGGACAATAACAACAAGGGTGGCCACCAGCATGGGACGAGTAACAACGTGCATAACAGTGTGCACAATAACAACATAACCAGCAATAGCAATGGTAACATACTGAACAATAATGACAACTCTGCGTCCTCCTCATCGTCGGAGAACGAGAACCATCGGTCGGCGGTCCGCAAGGGTGACACGGCCGCTGTGGTACGGAACGGAGGCACAACCAACGCTGGGGCATCGATGGTGGCGGGTGGTGGCAAAAGTCTGCTAATCGAGAACAACGAGCTGAACACGCTGAAGCTGAAGAAAAccagctcctcctcctcgccgtcgacgacgacgatcgtgACCGGTGTGGCGCCGATCGATAGCAACAAGGTGATCGAGCTGAAAAAGACTGAAATCAAGATCGAGCTGAGCGACGATCGGAAGCGCGAAAGTCTGGAGGGCAACTCGCTCAAGGTGGACAGTGTCGGTGGTGGCAGTGGGGACAATCTGTCGACTGGGAGTAGCGGTGCCGGCGGTGGTGAGGATGGTGATAGTAAGCGCAAGAGCACCGGTAGCATTAGCAGCCTGAAGAAGCTGTGGGAGGCGAAAGAATCGCCCAACGATCCGAGTGGTGTGCAGTTGAGTCCGAAGATGGGTACGAAAAGTGCGACCAATATGGTGCCAAAGATGAACAACAATCTGGAGGCGGAAGATGGGACGTCCccgagtggtggtggtggtggcgctgGTCAAGATGGACacgatcagcagcagcaactgcaGCCGAACAACATCGTtggaaatgttccgatgtcgacGGGAACGCTTGGAAATAGCAAAAAACCAGCCGTCCCAATGAAACCTTCCAAATTTTCTTCTATCTACGCAACGCCCGTGCAAAACATGCTTCCACCTTCGACAAACGCGTCGGGAGTGACCACCCAACAGCAGCAAGCAACACCCGTCGCCCCGGGAGGCAATGTCATCTCAAAGTCGAACGACAGCAGCAGCTCACTGGTGTCCGATAAATCGTCCTCCACCGTGTCCTCGTCCACACCGGGCACAGGTCCTCCGACCGGAACTACCGGTTCCGGGCGGGACGGTATCCTCGAGTTGGTCCAACTGTTGCAGGCTAGCTTCAAGGTACCGGTCGCCTCCATTTCCGGCTCCCAGTGGTTGGCACTCAGCGACCGGCTCAACTCCCTCCAAGGCTCCTGCGTGACGTTTGCTGACAACGAAAGTTTGCCACCGCACGCCAAGTTTCACTTCCGTGAGCTGGTGACGCGAATGGAGAACCAGGCCCGATCCCTTCGCTCGGCCAGCAACCGCAATGTGCAAGACAACGAAAAACTCGTCCAAGAGGTCGGCCAATCGCTGAAGCAGATATCGAACGCCTTGCTCAGGTAA